The Dehalococcoidales bacterium DNA segment CGCTGGCTATCAAGCACCTCGAAGCATTACCTGAAGTGAAAAAAGTTGAATTAATTTCCAGAGTGGACAAGCCTCTGGTAATAGTAAGTTTGGCCAGGCCGGTCGATATCAAACATGAACTCGAATCCCTACCATGCATACAGAATATTGAAGCAAGCAATGATCTGGAACAGGACAGACCAACATTTGCGGTTAAAACCCAATCTTTGGATAAGGTTGGTTTTTAAAGCTGTCATATTTTGAGTGAATACTTTCATTACCATTCAGGGTAAAAGAATAAAACAACTATAACTGTTTAAAATAAAGCCGACTTGTCAAAGCGCTTTCCCTGAGGCATAATTTTGTTGTTATGCCTCAGTTCTTTTTTAATTATCAGAATAAAGACAACTATTTCCACCGGCTTAATCCTGTAGTAAAGCTGGTATGGGCAAGCAGCATCATAATAATCGCCATGCTGGCTAATCACCCGGTAATATTAGCTTTATTACTGTTATGCACACTGCCAACAGTCTTTGCTGGCGGCATTTGGCGGCAATGGGCAGTTATAATGCAGCTGACTCTCTGGATGGGCATCATGGTGATGGTTATTAACTGCCTGGCTAACCCTGGCGGTAGCCATTTATTGTGGCAATCCTGGTTTTCTCTTCCCATATTTGGGCATATACGGGTAACACTGGAAGCAATCATCTACGGATTATTTATGACAGTACGTTTGATGGCGATTATTTCCGCCTTTTCTGTAATTACTCTAACCATCCACCCCGATGAATTGCTATCGGCGATGCTTGAAATGCGCTTGCCATACAAAACCGCGATGATGGCAGCTCTCTCGATAAGATTTGTACCTACCATGTTCGAAGACGCTACTCGCATTGCTGATGCGCAACGCTCCAGAGGTCTCGAAATGGACAAGGGTAGCAAATTTGAACGGTTAAGAAGGAGGGCGCCAATACTAACCTCGCTCCTTTCCTCCTCCCTTGAACGCACTATCCAATTGGCAGAAGCAATGGAAGCTCGTGCATTTGGCAGTTCATCTAAACGGTCACGGTTTTTCAGACTGGCTTTTAGCAAATTAGATATAACAATGATAGTTTTTCTGTTATTAATGCTGCTTCTGGCATTGTATATTCTGCTATCAGGGGGTATTTCTTATGAATACTTTCCTTCACTTCAGAGGATTGACTTAAGCACCAAAGGTTTAGTGATGGCGATACTTGTCGTTTCCGTTCTGGCGGGATTGGTACCTGCAGCTAGATTGGGTGAGAGTAATTATCATGATAAGGTTTAATAACGTAACCTTTGCTTATAATGGCTCACCTAAACCCGCATTATCACAAGTCAGCCTTACTATAAACCGCGGCGAATTTGTTTTGGTCACCGGAAAGTCAGGAAGCGGTAAAACCAGCCTCTGCCGAACGATCAATGGCCTGATCCCACACTTTCATGGGGGTACAATCTCCGGAACAATTACAGTAGATGGCCTGAATCCTGTTGATGCTTCTCCAAGTACCATGGCTACAAAAGTTGGAATGGTATTTCAGGATCCGGAAAATCAACTGGTTACATCTGATGTGAGCCATGAGATTTGCTTTGGAATGGAAAACCTGGGATTCCCCGATAACCTGATTGCCGAACGCTTGGAGGAATCTCTTCGCCTGTTGGATTTAGATCACCTTCGAAACAGACCGATTCATGAATTGAGTGGAGGAGAAAAACAACGAACCATTATAGCTTCTGTACTGGCGTTACGGCCTGACATTCTGATATTAGACGAGCCAACATCTGAACTTGATCCTGAAGGTGCTTGTAAAACTCTTTCCCGCTTACGGGAGCTTAACTATGAGCTTGGCCTTACCGTAATTATTATCGAACATCGCCTGGATAATATTATTCAATATGCGGACAGGGTAATTGTGATGGAAAAAGGTCAGCTAGTAATAGACAGCTCTCCCGAATCGGCCATGTCAGAATATGGGAAAGAAATGATTTCATATGGAATAGGGTTACCACCAATCGTACAACTCTTCCAAAAGTTGGCTAATAATGGGATTACAACAGGCAGAGTTCCTTTATCGGTAAATGAAGCATCCCATGTATTTGCTGAAGTTTTCAACAAACCATTATCGATCGCTGAGGATAATAACACCATTAGCAGTAATGATCTTGCGGTGGAACTACAAGGTGTGAGTTTTGTTTATCCCAACGGGATTAAAGCTATCGATAATATTAGTTTACATATATACCGAGGTGAAGCGGTAGCAATATTGGGGCGCAA contains these protein-coding regions:
- a CDS encoding energy-coupling factor transporter transmembrane component T, which produces MPQFFFNYQNKDNYFHRLNPVVKLVWASSIIIIAMLANHPVILALLLLCTLPTVFAGGIWRQWAVIMQLTLWMGIMVMVINCLANPGGSHLLWQSWFSLPIFGHIRVTLEAIIYGLFMTVRLMAIISAFSVITLTIHPDELLSAMLEMRLPYKTAMMAALSIRFVPTMFEDATRIADAQRSRGLEMDKGSKFERLRRRAPILTSLLSSSLERTIQLAEAMEARAFGSSSKRSRFFRLAFSKLDITMIVFLLLMLLLALYILLSGGISYEYFPSLQRIDLSTKGLVMAILVVSVLAGLVPAARLGESNYHDKV
- a CDS encoding energy-coupling factor transporter ATPase yields the protein MIRFNNVTFAYNGSPKPALSQVSLTINRGEFVLVTGKSGSGKTSLCRTINGLIPHFHGGTISGTITVDGLNPVDASPSTMATKVGMVFQDPENQLVTSDVSHEICFGMENLGFPDNLIAERLEESLRLLDLDHLRNRPIHELSGGEKQRTIIASVLALRPDILILDEPTSELDPEGACKTLSRLRELNYELGLTVIIIEHRLDNIIQYADRVIVMEKGQLVIDSSPESAMSEYGKEMISYGIGLPPIVQLFQKLANNGITTGRVPLSVNEASHVFAEVFNKPLSIAEDNNTISSNDLAVELQGVSFVYPNGIKAIDNISLHIYRGEAVAILGRNGSGKTTLVKLINGLLAPNLGALKILGRNIFKKTVAELANSVGVVFQNPADHLFTDSVEEEIAFGLKIRGFSPREISKYIDTMLDQLNLGHCRGRNPLDLSSGEKQRLALASVLVYAPPVLVLDEPDRGTEEQTRQELTRLLRDYCSAGNTVVIVTHDVEMAASFAQRVIVMDEGKITLDGNKHEVFPNAGLFSTQINCLVKRFAHYGVSSKFLTADEVAGAYCE